From Chryseobacterium sp. IHB B 17019, one genomic window encodes:
- a CDS encoding glycosyltransferase family 2 protein, whose product MNLSIVIPLLNEEESLEELFSRIDNVCRSNNLSYEIWFVDDGSTDLSWSIIENLKIQNPQIHGIKFSKNYGKSQALHAAFERTNGDVIITMDADLQDFPEEIPELYDMVVNDNYDIVSGWKKKRFDNVMTKNVPSKLFNAAARKVSGVELHDFNCGLKAYKKQVVKTIDVYGDMHRYIPVLAANAGFRRITEKEVQHQARPYGTSKFGTERFIRGFLDLVTLWFVSRFGGRPMHFFGAVGTLMFIFGFLSALWLGISKLIDVSRGIYGHLITNNPWFFIALTMMIMGTLLFIAGFLGEMIIRTNREHKNYNIDEVI is encoded by the coding sequence ATGAATTTATCTATAGTTATTCCGTTATTGAACGAAGAAGAATCTCTGGAAGAGCTTTTTTCAAGGATTGATAATGTTTGCAGGTCAAACAATTTATCGTACGAAATCTGGTTTGTGGATGACGGAAGTACAGATTTGTCCTGGAGTATTATTGAGAATTTAAAAATTCAGAATCCTCAGATTCATGGAATTAAATTTTCAAAAAATTACGGAAAATCACAGGCACTTCACGCAGCTTTTGAAAGGACAAACGGAGATGTAATTATCACCATGGATGCTGATTTACAAGACTTTCCGGAAGAAATTCCTGAGCTTTATGATATGGTTGTCAATGATAATTACGATATTGTTTCCGGCTGGAAGAAAAAACGTTTTGATAATGTAATGACGAAAAATGTTCCGTCAAAATTATTCAATGCGGCGGCTAGAAAAGTTTCCGGAGTTGAGCTCCACGATTTTAATTGTGGTTTAAAAGCTTACAAAAAACAGGTTGTAAAAACAATTGATGTGTACGGGGATATGCACCGTTACATTCCGGTTTTGGCTGCTAATGCAGGTTTCAGAAGAATTACGGAAAAAGAAGTTCAACATCAGGCGAGACCTTACGGAACTTCAAAATTCGGAACAGAAAGATTTATCAGAGGTTTTCTGGATTTGGTAACTCTTTGGTTTGTAAGCCGTTTCGGTGGAAGACCAATGCACTTTTTTGGGGCGGTGGGAACGTTGATGTTCATTTTTGGTTTCCTTTCTGCGCTTTGGCTGGGAATTTCAAAATTAATTGATGTTTCAAGAGGAATTTACGGACATTTAATTACCAATAATCCTTGGTTTTTTATAGCTTTAACGATGATGATCATGGGAACTTTGCTTTTCATTGCAGGGTTTTTAGGAGAAATGATTATCAGAACAAATAGAGAGCATAAGAATTACAATATTGATGAGGTGATTTAA
- a CDS encoding DUF4199 domain-containing protein: MTKSPSTLGIILFIATMIVFFVVYSFFSGINYFDISLKANAFVLPLLYAGAAFWSVKTYWNNHRVVSFKQAFKRAFVPMFIGGILSIFSIYAYLNFVDTDAKKLLNYQYVTRQKAELDKEYTSARKILKHQKDIDELDQKYKERSQSFTPEAVKGKDMLTASHFSGYFAAILIFYVVLSVFFGAFFRTKTIYQEEQNQE, from the coding sequence ATGACGAAAAGTCCATCAACATTAGGAATTATACTTTTTATCGCTACAATGATCGTTTTTTTTGTAGTGTATTCTTTTTTCTCAGGAATCAATTATTTTGATATATCATTGAAGGCCAATGCTTTTGTGTTGCCGCTACTGTATGCTGGAGCAGCATTCTGGTCTGTGAAAACATATTGGAACAACCATCGAGTGGTAAGTTTTAAACAAGCGTTTAAGAGAGCTTTCGTACCCATGTTTATCGGGGGAATTCTTTCGATTTTCAGCATTTATGCTTACCTTAATTTTGTAGATACCGATGCAAAAAAGCTGTTAAATTATCAATACGTAACAAGACAAAAAGCAGAATTGGACAAGGAATATACTTCTGCAAGAAAGATTTTAAAACATCAGAAAGATATCGACGAGCTGGATCAAAAATATAAAGAAAGAAGCCAAAGTTTTACGCCGGAAGCGGTAAAGGGGAAAGATATGCTTACGGCAAGTCATTTTTCGGGATATTTTGCAGCAATTCTTATATTTTACGTAGTTTTGTCAGTGTTTTTCGGGGCGTTTTTCAGAACGAAAACTATTTATCAAGAAGAACAAAATCAAGAATAA